From Camelina sativa cultivar DH55 chromosome 7, Cs, whole genome shotgun sequence, one genomic window encodes:
- the LOC104700781 gene encoding glutathione S-transferase U16-like yields the protein MEEVEEGLLQLEDAFVSISKGKPFFGGEAIGFMDICLGSFLVLLKAMEEFKGEKLLDESKTPSLCKWGGEFFSDETVKNVVPDIKKVAEFLRELEVRAQSAASRS from the coding sequence ATGGAAGAAGTGGAAGAAGGGTTGTTGCAACTAGAGGATGCGTTTGTGTCTATAAGCAAAGGGAAACCGTTTTTTGGTGGTGAAGCAATCGGGTTTATGGACATTTGCTTGGGAAGCTTTTTGGTTCTCTTGAAAGCTATGGAGGAGTTTAAAGGGGAAAAACTTTTAGACGAATCAAAAACTCCTTCTCTTTGTAAATGGGGAGGTGAATTCTTTTCTGACGAGACGGTAAAGAATGTGGTGCCGGACATCAAGAAAGTAGCTGAGTTTCTACGTGAGCTTGAGGTTAGAGCTCAGTCCGCAGCTTCAAGATCTTGA